A single window of Flagellimonas maritima DNA harbors:
- the ykgO gene encoding type B 50S ribosomal protein L36 has translation MKVRASIKKRSAECKIVRRKGRLYVINKKNPRFKQRQG, from the coding sequence ATGAAAGTAAGAGCATCAATAAAGAAGAGAAGTGCCGAATGCAAGATAGTTCGCAGAAAAGGCAGATTATACGTGATCAACAAAAAGAATCCTAGATTTAAACAAAGACAAGGGTAA
- the rpsD gene encoding 30S ribosomal protein S4, with protein sequence MARYTGPKSKIARKFGEAIFGDDKAFEKKSYPPGQHGNNRRRGKKSEYAIQLMEKQKAKYTYGILEKQFRNLFEKANRSKGVTGEVLLQMCESRLDNVVYRMGLSPSRSGARQLVSHRHITVNGEIVNIPSYALKPGDVIGVREKSKSVQAIQDSLDNNSSVYEWITWNTEKKEGTYVAIPERMQIPENIKEQLIVELYSK encoded by the coding sequence ATGGCAAGATACACAGGACCAAAATCAAAAATCGCTAGAAAATTTGGAGAAGCGATTTTCGGAGACGATAAAGCCTTCGAAAAGAAAAGTTATCCTCCAGGACAACACGGCAATAATAGACGCCGAGGAAAAAAATCTGAATATGCAATCCAATTAATGGAAAAGCAAAAAGCCAAGTATACTTATGGTATATTGGAAAAACAGTTCAGAAACCTATTCGAAAAAGCTAATCGTAGTAAAGGAGTTACAGGTGAAGTTTTACTTCAAATGTGTGAATCCCGATTGGACAACGTTGTTTACAGGATGGGTCTATCCCCTTCAAGAAGTGGTGCTAGACAGTTAGTTTCCCATAGACATATAACCGTTAATGGTGAAATTGTAAATATTCCATCATATGCCCTAAAACCAGGTGATGTTATCGGAGTTAGGGAAAAATCAAAGTCCGTTCAAGCAATTCAAGATTCATTGGACAACAATAGTAGCGTTTACGAATGGATTACCTGGAACACTGAAAAGAAAGAAGGTACATACGTAGCTATTCCAGAAAGAATGCAGATTCCTGAAAATATCAAGGAACAATTAATCGTCGAGTTATACTCTAAATAA
- the rpsK gene encoding 30S ribosomal protein S11 — MAKASTKTTKKRKVVVESTGEAHVTASFNNIIISLTNKKGDVISWSSAGKQGFRGSKKNTPYAAQVAAEDCAKVAHEAGLRKVKVYVKGPGNGRESAIRAIHNSGIEVTEIIDVTPLPHNGCRPPKRRRV; from the coding sequence ATGGCAAAGGCAAGCACTAAAACAACTAAAAAGCGCAAGGTAGTAGTAGAATCTACAGGTGAGGCACATGTTACCGCTTCATTTAATAACATCATCATATCCTTGACAAATAAAAAGGGAGATGTAATTTCTTGGTCATCTGCTGGTAAACAGGGATTTAGAGGTTCAAAAAAGAACACACCCTATGCAGCCCAAGTTGCTGCGGAAGATTGTGCTAAAGTAGCACACGAAGCAGGTCTTAGAAAAGTGAAGGTTTATGTTAAAGGCCCCGGAAACGGTAGAGAGTCTGCAATACGAGCTATTCATAATTCAGGAATAGAAGTTACCGAAATAATAGATGTTACACCATTGCCACACAATGGTTGTAGACCACCCAAAAGAAGAAGAGTTTAA
- the infA gene encoding translation initiation factor IF-1 — MAKQPAIEQDGTIIEALSNAMFRVELENGHVVTAHISGKMRMHYIKLLPGDKVKLEMSPYDLTKARITYRY, encoded by the coding sequence ATGGCAAAACAGCCAGCAATAGAACAAGACGGAACTATTATAGAAGCATTATCAAATGCTATGTTTCGAGTAGAATTGGAAAATGGGCATGTGGTTACGGCACATATCTCTGGGAAAATGCGAATGCATTACATAAAATTACTTCCTGGTGATAAAGTAAAGTTGGAAATGAGCCCGTATGATTTAACAAAAGCAAGAATTACTTACAGATACTAA
- the rpsM gene encoding 30S ribosomal protein S13: MARIAGVDIPKQKRGVISLTYIYGIGKSRAEEILEKAQVSVDTKVSDWNDDEIGRIREAVSSYTIEGELRSETQLNIKRLMDIGCYRGIRHRSGLPLRGQRTKNNSRTRKGKRKTVANKKKATK, translated from the coding sequence ATGGCAAGAATCGCAGGTGTAGATATACCTAAACAAAAGCGTGGAGTTATTTCACTTACCTACATTTACGGAATTGGCAAAAGTAGGGCCGAAGAAATTTTGGAAAAGGCACAAGTAAGTGTAGATACCAAAGTTTCGGACTGGAATGACGACGAAATAGGAAGGATAAGAGAGGCCGTGTCTTCTTACACTATAGAAGGTGAACTCCGCTCAGAAACACAATTGAACATCAAAAGATTGATGGATATTGGGTGTTATCGTGGAATTCGCCATAGATCGGGATTGCCTTTAAGGGGCCAGCGTACCAAGAATAACTCTAGGACAAGAAAAGGAAAAAGAAAAACGGTTGCCAATAAAAAGAAAGCAACTAAATAA